A single region of the Syntrophotaleaceae bacterium genome encodes:
- a CDS encoding serine/threonine-protein kinase: MKIPEYQIVREIGQGGMAAVYLARHDQSQQLVAVKVMHANLIGDRSLVERFMREGRTHAGFKHPQIIRIYEVGQLEDGRPFFTMEYLEGETFKDFLATRGKLDPQEAYHLLLPIFSALAYVHEKRFIHRDVKPENIFLCRDRGAVLMDFGITKEADRNTRFTEAGMAIGTPHYMSPEQARGEPTDQRTDIYALGILLYEALAGRVPFDGKDSFAIAIKHIQEAAAPLPLDVYALQPVIDRALAKDPARRYSRVNQLQADFEKVLAGETPSFPKEEPPPGFAGQTQIMAAPSAGAESKRNRTKLVWLTLGVLLAGIGSFAAYRVFSHSLRRPVLAGGGGGIIRDASVERPASIPTSTGQADGADSHDIQRDELELKWQELKVLAVRDPVAAAREFGRMRNSVSGNPVAEMRFDEVRRQADDLFGSAALRFVESDQILSPKDGCAASLLHYWQTYAKDANRVDNVLRRGVARYKALAESELQNGIAEKARGYVNAAKELAGMNARQSSMFLAEADIPALETRIAEFEKRLTEQQKQVDRKRLLAKAKIDQAWELLDRASPWQARELVHEAKVLGADSGDLSGLQKALDFAIKDRRRQAEEMIAKARAAYEKGRYSQAIGYCEEVDREIYGEISENYVCDAARREKKALANQWQVQNQKEIMVEKFK, encoded by the coding sequence ATGAAAATCCCTGAATACCAGATAGTGAGAGAGATAGGGCAGGGCGGTATGGCGGCAGTATATCTTGCCCGCCATGACCAGTCGCAGCAGCTGGTGGCGGTGAAGGTTATGCACGCAAACCTGATCGGTGACCGTTCTCTGGTCGAGCGGTTTATGCGTGAAGGGCGTACCCATGCAGGTTTTAAACATCCTCAAATCATCCGCATTTATGAAGTCGGACAACTGGAGGATGGACGGCCATTCTTCACAATGGAATATCTTGAGGGGGAAACTTTCAAGGATTTCCTGGCCACAAGGGGAAAATTGGATCCCCAGGAGGCCTACCATCTGCTTTTGCCGATATTTTCAGCCCTTGCCTACGTACACGAAAAACGTTTCATCCATCGGGATGTCAAACCGGAAAACATTTTTCTATGCCGTGACAGGGGTGCAGTGCTGATGGATTTCGGCATCACCAAGGAGGCGGATCGGAATACCCGTTTCACCGAAGCTGGCATGGCGATCGGCACACCTCACTATATGAGCCCGGAACAAGCCCGCGGCGAGCCGACCGATCAGCGCACCGATATCTATGCCCTGGGAATCCTGCTGTACGAAGCCCTGGCAGGGCGGGTGCCCTTTGACGGCAAGGATTCCTTTGCCATCGCCATCAAGCATATCCAGGAGGCGGCCGCGCCTCTTCCCCTGGATGTGTATGCTCTGCAGCCGGTTATCGACAGAGCTCTCGCCAAGGATCCTGCCCGACGTTATTCCAGAGTCAACCAGTTGCAAGCCGATTTCGAAAAGGTTCTTGCAGGCGAAACACCGTCATTTCCAAAGGAAGAGCCGCCTCCCGGTTTTGCCGGCCAAACGCAGATCATGGCTGCGCCCAGTGCTGGTGCTGAATCCAAAAGAAACCGGACCAAGCTGGTCTGGCTGACGCTGGGAGTATTGCTTGCGGGCATCGGTTCTTTCGCTGCCTACAGGGTGTTCAGCCATAGCCTGCGCCGACCAGTTCTTGCAGGCGGCGGGGGAGGAATCATCAGAGATGCCTCTGTGGAAAGACCGGCTTCCATCCCCACCAGCACCGGGCAGGCGGACGGCGCAGATTCGCATGATATTCAGCGGGATGAATTGGAGCTCAAGTGGCAGGAGCTGAAAGTCCTGGCGGTTCGCGATCCGGTCGCGGCAGCCCGGGAATTCGGCAGAATGCGAAATTCTGTATCCGGCAATCCTGTAGCCGAAATGCGTTTTGATGAAGTTCGAAGGCAGGCCGATGACCTGTTCGGATCCGCAGCCCTCAGGTTTGTAGAAAGTGATCAGATTCTGTCCCCGAAGGATGGTTGTGCAGCAAGTCTTCTGCACTACTGGCAAACCTATGCAAAAGATGCCAATCGGGTCGACAACGTGTTGCGGCGGGGGGTCGCCCGTTACAAGGCTCTTGCCGAATCGGAACTGCAGAATGGGATCGCGGAAAAAGCCAGGGGTTATGTCAATGCGGCAAAAGAACTGGCAGGCATGAATGCCCGACAATCTTCGATGTTTCTCGCCGAGGCCGACATTCCCGCTCTTGAAACCAGAATAGCCGAATTTGAAAAACGGCTGACAGAACAGCAGAAACAGGTTGACCGGAAAAGACTGCTCGCCAAAGCCAAAATCGACCAGGCCTGGGAGTTGCTCGACAGGGCCAGTCCTTGGCAGGCCCGGGAATTGGTTCATGAGGCAAAAGTTCTGGGAGCGGACTCCGGTGATCTTTCCGGTTTACAAAAGGCTCTTGATTTCGCCATCAAAGACCGGCGCCGTCAAGCTGAAGAAATGATCGCCAAAGCCAGAGCAGCTTACGAAAAGGGTCGCTATTCACAGGCCATCGGTTATTGCGAAGAAGTGGACAGGGAGATATATGGGGAGATTTCCGAGAACTATGTCTGCGATGCCGCACGGCGTGAGAAAAAGGCCTTGGCAAACCAGTGGCAGGTTCAAAACCAGAAAGAAATCATGGTTGAAAAATTTAAGTAA
- a CDS encoding SUMF1/EgtB/PvdO family nonheme iron enzyme yields the protein MDIPGYSIERELGQGGMSTVFLARQESMGRQVALKVMVPALAADRTFGARFLQEARTVGQLIHPHILAAYDFGAVGPSYYLAMEYLPGGDLKQRLEKGTLPVNEAFSILKQVAGALGYAHGKGFVHRDVKPENVLFREDGTVVLSDFGIAKAIGGGSQMTAINMSVGTPPYMSPEQVRSHELDGRSDLYSLGILFYEMLFGEVPYQATDSFAIGMMHINAPLPSLPDQFSWLQTFLDRLLAKDPEGRFKNAEEVISAIDTLQQDENRNNKPVIPVPHTKINSISGKKHLLQNLQWVGWGGLLAVMVIGSVWFLQHGSSPRKFRGGGGGGALANTNRTETVHRSKGPLAPVAGEAPVPAPVEPFREATSHSRDGDASPPITAGKSLSTAENASRAENHTGERVLGNNDPNQLDDGLAKARHYLEENRFLSEDGENAFHQYLMVLTKDPENREGQNGLRIIGETLLKMLDKAENQESCKKVSEALEKLRILAEKNPVVASLWQTLEAAKVKKVGTLLDKARKNIEVQKYMVPPEDNAYEKLGKIIALDPRNVPAKAEMRRIAEKYLQMAQTAGSAGKFDESREYLEKVETIDAGLPQLSQVRQDLLSEQQEREQKVLKILAEAKDAMAAGAKSSALASINKALGLYPGHIQATKLKRQASQIMAPGETFRDKFEDGSMGPALVVVAAGSFRMGDLGGRGTGDEKPVHQVKFSRSFAVGQYEVSFAEYDRFCRATGRTLPDDRGRGRDRHPVANVSWEDAMAYTAWLTKMTGHRYRLPTEAEWEYVARAGTGTLFWWGENGDRSCSHENILDQAAKDVLGRLDSASCRDNQIYAAPVGSFKANGFGLYDMLGNVGEWCRDSWHADYHQAPGDGRAWTAPDSPFKVVRGGSWSSDPKTSRSAERLALKSTLSRENVGFRLVRELD from the coding sequence ATGGATATTCCAGGATACAGCATCGAAAGGGAACTCGGCCAAGGCGGCATGTCGACCGTCTTTTTGGCGAGGCAGGAATCGATGGGACGCCAGGTGGCCCTGAAAGTCATGGTGCCGGCCCTGGCCGCTGATCGAACCTTCGGCGCTCGATTTCTGCAGGAGGCGCGGACTGTTGGTCAGTTGATTCATCCCCATATTCTGGCGGCGTACGATTTTGGAGCAGTCGGGCCGAGTTACTATCTGGCAATGGAATATCTGCCGGGAGGAGATCTCAAACAGCGCCTTGAAAAAGGGACCCTGCCGGTGAATGAAGCCTTTTCTATCCTGAAACAGGTGGCCGGGGCTTTGGGATACGCACACGGGAAAGGTTTTGTACACCGGGACGTCAAACCGGAAAATGTGTTGTTCCGAGAAGACGGAACGGTTGTTCTCTCGGATTTCGGCATTGCCAAAGCCATTGGCGGCGGATCCCAGATGACCGCGATCAACATGAGTGTCGGCACTCCTCCCTATATGAGCCCTGAGCAGGTGCGGAGCCATGAGCTTGATGGACGAAGCGATCTCTACAGTTTAGGAATTCTGTTCTACGAGATGCTGTTCGGTGAAGTTCCTTATCAGGCAACAGATAGCTTTGCCATTGGGATGATGCATATCAACGCACCTTTGCCCTCTCTGCCTGATCAGTTCTCCTGGCTTCAGACTTTTCTGGACCGGCTTCTTGCCAAGGATCCGGAAGGCCGGTTTAAGAACGCCGAAGAGGTGATTTCCGCCATCGATACTCTGCAACAGGACGAAAATCGAAACAATAAACCTGTGATTCCAGTTCCCCATACAAAAATCAATTCCATTAGCGGAAAGAAACATCTTCTCCAAAATCTGCAGTGGGTCGGTTGGGGAGGCCTTCTGGCTGTAATGGTCATCGGATCCGTCTGGTTTCTGCAACACGGGTCTTCACCGCGAAAATTCCGAGGCGGAGGCGGCGGAGGAGCACTCGCCAATACAAACAGGACAGAGACCGTCCACAGGTCCAAAGGGCCTCTGGCACCTGTCGCAGGCGAAGCGCCCGTGCCCGCCCCCGTCGAACCTTTCAGGGAGGCAACCTCACACTCCCGGGACGGTGACGCTTCGCCTCCAATCACAGCTGGTAAATCCTTGTCAACGGCTGAAAACGCTTCCCGGGCGGAAAACCATACAGGGGAACGGGTTTTGGGAAATAACGATCCAAATCAGCTCGATGATGGGCTTGCCAAGGCCAGACACTACCTGGAAGAAAACCGTTTTTTGTCCGAGGATGGGGAGAATGCCTTCCACCAATATCTCATGGTGCTGACGAAAGATCCTGAAAACAGGGAAGGACAGAATGGTCTTCGCATCATCGGCGAAACGTTGCTGAAGATGCTGGACAAGGCGGAAAACCAGGAAAGTTGCAAAAAAGTGAGTGAGGCGCTGGAAAAGTTGCGGATTTTGGCAGAAAAAAATCCGGTGGTCGCCAGTTTATGGCAGACCCTTGAAGCAGCAAAAGTAAAAAAAGTTGGAACTCTGCTGGATAAAGCACGGAAGAATATCGAAGTGCAGAAGTATATGGTGCCACCCGAAGATAACGCCTACGAAAAACTGGGAAAAATTATCGCTCTCGATCCCCGGAATGTTCCGGCCAAAGCCGAGATGAGGCGGATTGCCGAAAAATACCTGCAAATGGCACAAACAGCCGGATCGGCCGGAAAATTTGATGAATCCCGGGAATATCTGGAAAAGGTCGAGACCATCGATGCCGGGTTGCCGCAGCTGAGCCAGGTCAGGCAGGATCTGCTCTCGGAGCAGCAGGAGCGGGAACAAAAGGTTTTGAAGATACTTGCCGAGGCGAAAGATGCCATGGCGGCGGGAGCCAAGTCATCGGCACTGGCTTCGATCAATAAGGCCCTGGGGCTCTATCCCGGGCATATCCAGGCGACCAAGCTGAAACGGCAGGCATCGCAGATAATGGCACCGGGGGAAACCTTTCGTGACAAATTCGAAGACGGCAGCATGGGGCCGGCGCTGGTGGTGGTCGCTGCCGGATCGTTTCGAATGGGCGATCTTGGCGGCAGGGGGACAGGGGATGAAAAGCCGGTTCACCAGGTGAAGTTTTCCCGATCCTTCGCGGTGGGCCAATACGAAGTGAGTTTTGCCGAGTACGATCGTTTCTGCCGCGCAACCGGCCGCACACTGCCCGATGACCGGGGCAGGGGCAGAGACCGGCATCCGGTGGCCAATGTTTCCTGGGAAGATGCCATGGCCTATACCGCCTGGTTGACAAAAATGACCGGACATCGCTACCGCCTTCCCACGGAGGCTGAATGGGAATATGTGGCGCGAGCCGGAACCGGAACCCTCTTCTGGTGGGGGGAAAACGGGGACCGGAGCTGCAGTCATGAAAATATTCTGGACCAGGCGGCCAAAGATGTCCTGGGCAGGCTTGATTCTGCATCTTGCCGGGATAACCAGATCTATGCTGCCCCTGTGGGCTCCTTCAAAGCCAACGGGTTCGGCTTATACGACATGCTGGGTAATGTCGGCGAGTGGTGCCGGGACAGCTGGCACGCTGACTACCATCAGGCTCCTGGTGACGGGCGTGCCTGGACTGCTCCTGACAGCCCTTTCAAAGTGGTCCGGGGAGGATCCTGGTCCAGCGATCCCAAGACCAGCAGATCGGCCGAGCGATTGGCCCTCAAAAGCACTCTTTCCCGGGAAAATGTCGGTTTCAGGTTGGTCAGGGAGCTGGACTAG
- a CDS encoding PEGA domain-containing protein has product MKFDRILPGILLFLLGVITACSVSVAEGESSNPTVAGQIELNPTSDRNPRASNLEKSNQSQVGAKELSTFDLHTEPSGGQVLIVETNRLVEDGGRVSLPAGRYRLRPMKEGYRPKEVTIDVREATDETILIHLGKGYAPLLLTSSPSEGEVTIDGVPRGRTPLKTEVEEGDHLLSVTVPSYQQEKMPFTVGPGESRTFHFDLKKIPTHGRVQIQTSMAGASIFVDGKLVGKGRADLPAVPFGSHRVQATLHLDAVTRLVAEAGLTISEAENHLLQLQLTVRERLFKGRWMAESEALAQEDAHYRAHKVANPVTLHARLTPEALQMLREKQDADRFLHEMMRVGDRLLIEGNGGKWNIWKRSPELTPDFKLLVGALQSGRPVQMPWKKEKEVRSSVIKIGSDVLPALAFGLHEARTVLPLLHLAGGQIGARGETLQRNPGDGEITLLVLGGDDLVLPGKVAKPGEGLSLARIPAGKGQLQLQWQVSPKRVLAISDADAPFSLPSALEDLQINEKRILPIASQVKVGRLVRWTTGPDYQGWKRQEFTTSGPFADQLDLSRDEIGPHERSGAYRRLWLVIYSLEGGSSQRQVEASYQVIDQLKDNRSDRFFRRDGLSGG; this is encoded by the coding sequence ATGAAATTTGACCGGATACTTCCAGGCATTCTGCTTTTTTTGCTGGGGGTGATCACCGCCTGTTCGGTTTCTGTTGCTGAAGGCGAGTCGAGCAATCCGACCGTTGCTGGACAAATCGAGCTGAATCCAACTTCGGATCGTAACCCGCGGGCATCCAACCTGGAAAAGTCGAATCAAAGCCAGGTTGGTGCGAAAGAGCTTTCCACTTTTGATCTTCATACCGAGCCTTCCGGGGGGCAGGTACTGATTGTCGAGACCAATCGATTGGTCGAGGATGGCGGTCGGGTAAGCTTGCCAGCCGGCCGCTATAGACTGCGACCGATGAAGGAAGGCTATCGTCCCAAAGAGGTCACAATCGATGTCCGTGAGGCTACGGATGAAACAATCCTGATTCATCTTGGAAAAGGCTATGCACCGCTGCTGCTCACCTCCTCCCCTTCGGAGGGGGAGGTGACGATAGATGGAGTGCCGCGGGGCAGGACACCGCTGAAGACCGAAGTTGAAGAGGGCGACCATCTGCTGTCGGTGACCGTGCCCTCCTACCAGCAGGAGAAGATGCCTTTCACTGTCGGTCCAGGTGAAAGCCGAACCTTTCATTTCGACCTGAAGAAAATCCCCACCCATGGCCGGGTCCAGATCCAGACCAGTATGGCGGGAGCGAGTATCTTTGTTGATGGAAAGCTGGTCGGCAAGGGAAGGGCGGACCTTCCGGCGGTTCCCTTCGGTTCACACCGGGTCCAGGCGACTCTCCATCTTGATGCCGTTACCAGACTAGTTGCCGAGGCAGGTTTGACGATTAGCGAAGCAGAAAACCATCTGTTGCAGCTGCAGTTGACTGTCAGGGAGCGGCTTTTTAAAGGGCGCTGGATGGCCGAAAGCGAGGCCTTGGCCCAAGAGGACGCACATTACCGGGCACACAAGGTTGCCAACCCCGTGACACTTCATGCTCGTTTGACCCCTGAAGCTTTGCAGATGTTACGCGAGAAGCAGGATGCCGACAGGTTTCTTCACGAAATGATGCGGGTGGGTGATCGGCTGCTGATAGAAGGAAATGGCGGCAAGTGGAATATCTGGAAGCGCAGCCCCGAGTTAACGCCCGATTTTAAATTGCTCGTCGGAGCTTTGCAAAGTGGCCGTCCGGTTCAAATGCCATGGAAAAAGGAAAAGGAAGTCAGGAGCAGTGTGATCAAAATCGGGTCAGATGTTTTACCCGCCCTTGCCTTCGGCCTGCATGAGGCGCGAACGGTTTTGCCACTGCTGCACCTTGCCGGGGGGCAGATCGGGGCGCGCGGCGAGACTCTGCAGCGCAATCCGGGTGATGGCGAAATCACCCTGCTTGTTCTTGGAGGCGATGACCTGGTTTTGCCAGGGAAAGTAGCCAAACCAGGAGAGGGCCTCTCCCTGGCGCGCATCCCTGCGGGCAAAGGCCAGTTGCAGTTGCAGTGGCAGGTTTCGCCTAAGCGGGTTCTGGCGATCAGTGATGCTGATGCCCCCTTTTCACTGCCTTCTGCCCTGGAGGATCTGCAGATCAATGAAAAGCGGATTCTGCCGATTGCCAGCCAAGTAAAAGTCGGGCGTTTGGTTCGTTGGACCACCGGACCCGACTACCAAGGTTGGAAACGCCAGGAATTCACAACCAGCGGACCCTTTGCCGATCAACTGGATCTAAGTCGCGACGAGATCGGGCCCCACGAGCGCTCCGGTGCTTATCGCAGACTCTGGCTGGTCATCTATTCGCTCGAAGGAGGATCAAGCCAGCGCCAGGTCGAAGCTTCCTACCAAGTCATCGACCAGCTGAAAGACAATCGCAGCGACAGATTTTTTCGCCGGGACGGCTTAAGCGGCGGGTAG
- a CDS encoding FHA domain-containing protein, translated as MLQLKFKGDLYKPVSLIRKRVMIGRDSGNDVVLNETGVSGFHAEIQIGDGKVYVVDLGSTNGTFVNGSKISGRQEIKLWDTLRFEKVEAEIVDTEKRRPTMVNRAISEADLQTSVPADSTQVRAGVSSFTLMGTSGVVAGKSFAVAGKLIVGREAGCGLQIDEQMVSRQHAEIEVIGGMLKIRDLGSANGTFVNGNRVTEIALKAGDEIRFDQVSFKVAGPGDAAKTSVRAAIDGQSTQMRPAVGAAPADPASTTTGTGGAKARLIGADGAAAGKTFPLAARPSSIGRTADNDIVISDPTVSSKHARLLPEGSGWKIEDAGSSNGTLVNGKKIQSQILKDGDKIQLGKVELKFEAAMAAAGGTQMMGAIGGNGKTAVMSAAKKSLPAWVYGLVGFALVAVIAGIWFWKSSPPQITAKLQAGKVWEQTLSGGRLGPATPLLADINGDKFLDVIVADASGYVLALDGQEGKKIFEAAVSDRILAPPVTADLNGDQIDDLIVASNSGLVVALNGKGQTLWKSSGDLDLGEILNRPVLQDLNGDKVPDVILPTSQMGLVALDGSRGWKMWDTAEMTRGKMITSPVRADVNGDKIPDFIGVTDSGQVLAVTGQGDKVWQIWEGEVPPVYCASPVFIEVGEQALVIVASDGAGIVALNAGNGRMAWSAKVNKRFFASPVAADANGDDVPDVVAVAENGDIHVLDSLNGEEIWSTALGITVQASPALFDVNNDKMLDLIILDGSGGLHLVDMNRGRALLQLPASGVDAFIASPVLGDVNNDELVDIVAAGQNGTIVSYWINRVTERSSSPWPQFLGNDQHGIQ; from the coding sequence ATGCTGCAGTTGAAATTCAAGGGGGATTTATACAAACCGGTCAGTCTGATCCGTAAACGCGTAATGATCGGAAGGGATTCAGGCAACGATGTGGTGCTGAATGAAACGGGCGTTTCAGGATTCCATGCCGAGATCCAGATCGGTGACGGAAAGGTATACGTTGTCGATCTAGGCAGTACCAACGGTACTTTCGTCAACGGGAGCAAGATCTCCGGTCGGCAGGAAATCAAACTCTGGGATACGCTGAGGTTCGAAAAGGTAGAGGCGGAAATCGTGGATACGGAAAAGCGCCGTCCGACCATGGTCAACCGGGCGATCAGCGAGGCCGATCTGCAGACTTCCGTTCCCGCCGACAGCACCCAAGTGCGGGCAGGGGTGAGTTCCTTCACCCTCATGGGCACTTCCGGGGTGGTTGCCGGCAAATCTTTTGCCGTGGCCGGCAAGTTGATCGTCGGCCGCGAGGCCGGTTGCGGCCTGCAAATCGATGAGCAGATGGTTTCCCGTCAGCATGCAGAGATCGAAGTGATCGGCGGGATGCTGAAAATCCGCGATCTCGGAAGCGCCAACGGAACATTTGTCAACGGCAACAGGGTCACGGAAATCGCTTTAAAGGCCGGGGACGAAATCCGGTTCGACCAGGTTTCCTTCAAGGTCGCAGGGCCCGGTGATGCGGCCAAAACCTCTGTCCGGGCCGCCATTGATGGTCAATCCACTCAGATGCGTCCTGCCGTTGGGGCGGCTCCGGCAGATCCGGCCTCGACGACTACCGGAACAGGTGGCGCCAAGGCCAGGCTGATAGGTGCCGACGGAGCGGCGGCCGGCAAAACCTTTCCTTTGGCCGCACGTCCGTCAAGCATCGGTCGTACTGCCGACAACGACATTGTCATCTCCGATCCAACGGTTTCCAGCAAGCATGCCAGGCTTCTCCCCGAGGGCAGCGGATGGAAAATCGAGGATGCCGGTTCCAGCAACGGCACTCTGGTCAACGGCAAGAAAATCCAGAGTCAGATATTGAAAGACGGCGACAAAATTCAACTGGGGAAGGTCGAGTTGAAATTTGAAGCTGCGATGGCTGCTGCCGGCGGTACACAAATGATGGGGGCCATCGGCGGCAATGGAAAGACGGCCGTGATGTCTGCCGCCAAGAAATCTCTTCCGGCCTGGGTTTACGGTCTGGTCGGTTTTGCCCTGGTAGCCGTAATAGCCGGTATCTGGTTCTGGAAGAGCTCCCCGCCGCAGATAACTGCCAAACTGCAAGCCGGCAAGGTTTGGGAACAAACCCTTTCCGGAGGTCGCCTTGGACCTGCGACTCCCCTGCTGGCTGATATCAATGGCGACAAGTTCCTCGATGTCATTGTCGCCGACGCCAGCGGATATGTGCTTGCCCTTGACGGGCAGGAGGGCAAAAAAATTTTCGAGGCTGCTGTATCCGACCGCATCCTTGCGCCACCGGTCACCGCAGATCTCAACGGAGATCAAATTGATGATCTGATCGTTGCCAGCAATTCCGGCTTGGTGGTCGCACTTAACGGTAAGGGTCAGACTCTGTGGAAATCCTCCGGCGACCTTGATCTGGGCGAGATTCTCAATCGCCCGGTTCTGCAGGATCTGAACGGCGACAAGGTTCCCGATGTTATTCTGCCCACGTCCCAAATGGGGCTGGTGGCTCTGGACGGTTCCAGGGGCTGGAAGATGTGGGATACCGCCGAAATGACTCGGGGAAAGATGATCACCTCTCCGGTCCGGGCGGATGTCAACGGCGATAAGATCCCTGATTTCATCGGCGTAACCGATTCCGGTCAGGTTCTGGCGGTCACCGGTCAGGGTGATAAGGTCTGGCAGATCTGGGAGGGCGAAGTTCCTCCCGTCTACTGCGCATCGCCGGTATTCATAGAAGTCGGGGAGCAGGCTCTTGTCATTGTTGCGTCGGACGGCGCAGGAATCGTTGCTCTCAACGCCGGCAACGGCCGTATGGCCTGGAGCGCCAAGGTGAACAAGCGGTTTTTCGCCAGCCCGGTGGCGGCCGATGCCAACGGAGATGACGTGCCGGATGTGGTGGCAGTGGCCGAAAATGGCGACATTCACGTTCTGGACAGCTTGAATGGGGAAGAGATCTGGAGTACCGCGCTCGGTATCACCGTGCAGGCTTCGCCGGCCCTGTTCGATGTCAACAACGACAAAATGCTCGATCTGATCATACTGGACGGGAGCGGCGGCCTCCATCTGGTGGATATGAACCGCGGACGGGCGTTGCTGCAGCTTCCGGCTTCCGGAGTCGATGCCTTCATCGCATCACCCGTGCTGGGGGATGTCAACAATGATGAATTGGTGGACATTGTGGCCGCCGGTCAGAACGGGACTATTGTCAGCTACTGGATCAATCGCGTAACGGAACGTTCGAGCTCACCCTGGCCTCAGTTTCTTGGTAATGACCAGCATGGTATTCAATAG
- a CDS encoding superinfection immunity protein, with the protein MYNSGGEEFVALFGILLLILVFGVLYFLPTIIVVCNKQHNNKVGVIIVNFLLGWSFLGWVISLVWSFQKSAPAQVQVSLNANHNSFQQPHSVGSFSQQPQSQTRVVSPPSLVTPCTWQGFLYRDGALQRQFPVSTRSLIIGRSNDADIQIDDGQVSGRHWQIQATDNGVELKDLNSSNGTWKHGQTRTEWDLAQEGDWYQVGSVQLGFRRV; encoded by the coding sequence ATGTATAACAGCGGGGGTGAGGAATTCGTTGCATTGTTTGGGATACTGCTATTAATTCTTGTTTTTGGGGTTCTCTATTTTTTGCCCACTATCATAGTGGTTTGCAACAAGCAGCATAACAACAAGGTCGGAGTGATAATTGTCAATTTCCTTTTGGGCTGGAGTTTCCTTGGCTGGGTCATATCCCTTGTGTGGTCTTTTCAGAAAAGCGCTCCCGCTCAAGTTCAAGTTTCTCTAAACGCCAACCATAATTCCTTCCAGCAACCCCATTCTGTTGGATCTTTTTCTCAACAGCCGCAATCGCAGACCCGAGTCGTATCTCCGCCATCCCTTGTCACACCCTGCACCTGGCAGGGATTTCTTTACAGAGACGGCGCACTGCAGCGTCAGTTTCCCGTGTCTACTCGATCGCTGATTATCGGCAGAAGCAATGATGCCGATATTCAAATCGATGACGGACAGGTATCGGGTCGCCACTGGCAGATTCAAGCGACCGACAACGGAGTGGAGCTCAAGGACCTGAATTCCTCCAACGGCACCTGGAAACATGGGCAAACCCGTACCGAATGGGACTTGGCTCAAGAGGGAGACTGGTATCAGGTGGGCTCGGTTCAGCTTGGTTTCCGGCGGGTTTAA
- a CDS encoding Stp1/IreP family PP2C-type Ser/Thr phosphatase, whose protein sequence is MDYITGHATDVGRVRDHNEDNYIVLPEKGLWLVADGMGGHAAGEVASAIAVKCITGKVGEKMSLAMAIEAAHQAIIKAGRNGEGTPGMGCTIVALQMSGCDYEIAWVGDSRAYLWNGVLRPLTRDHSFVQQLIDSGAISEEEARVHPQRSVITQALGASDLKTVRVDTVQGTLCRGEQILLCSDGLTSEVEDGQIAQLLQGAESPMQAVEDLIRTANNNGGSDNITVVLVEAPANASQFRGKGDTLPMKAIELPEQKKRWGISSISRKVLLFFFIFLALALFWFGWSHFSKKTRPMGNGGTIPAGGPVLPAGSLEQDLKPKPANPDLPETVAPELKFELDNNREMAEELPEQKMPGEPAGKQFRKQ, encoded by the coding sequence ATGGATTACATCACTGGTCACGCCACCGATGTGGGGCGCGTTCGCGACCACAATGAGGACAACTATATTGTTCTGCCCGAAAAGGGGCTTTGGCTGGTCGCCGATGGCATGGGCGGTCATGCGGCGGGGGAAGTTGCCAGTGCCATCGCCGTTAAGTGCATCACCGGCAAAGTCGGGGAAAAGATGTCCCTGGCCATGGCGATCGAGGCCGCCCATCAAGCCATCATAAAGGCCGGCCGAAATGGGGAGGGAACTCCTGGCATGGGCTGCACCATCGTGGCCCTACAAATGTCCGGATGCGATTATGAGATCGCCTGGGTCGGTGACAGCCGGGCTTATCTATGGAACGGCGTCCTGCGTCCATTGACCCGCGATCACTCCTTCGTTCAGCAACTCATCGATTCGGGAGCCATCAGCGAAGAAGAAGCAAGAGTGCATCCTCAGCGCAGCGTAATTACCCAAGCCCTGGGCGCTTCTGATCTGAAAACGGTTCGGGTCGATACGGTGCAGGGCACCCTGTGTCGGGGCGAACAGATTTTGCTCTGCTCCGACGGGCTTACCAGCGAGGTGGAGGACGGGCAGATCGCACAACTTCTGCAGGGAGCTGAAAGCCCCATGCAGGCAGTGGAAGACCTGATCCGCACCGCCAACAACAACGGCGGTTCCGACAATATTACCGTAGTCCTGGTGGAAGCTCCTGCCAATGCATCTCAATTCAGGGGCAAAGGCGATACGCTGCCCATGAAAGCCATTGAACTGCCTGAGCAGAAAAAGCGATGGGGGATTTCAAGTATTTCCAGAAAAGTTTTGCTGTTCTTTTTCATTTTTCTGGCGCTGGCTCTTTTCTGGTTTGGATGGTCCCATTTTTCCAAAAAAACGCGACCCATGGGCAACGGCGGGACGATTCCGGCTGGAGGACCGGTGCTCCCAGCGGGCAGTCTCGAACAGGACCTGAAGCCGAAGCCAGCAAACCCGGATCTGCCTGAGACCGTCGCCCCTGAGCTCAAATTTGAGCTCGACAACAATCGTGAAATGGCGGAAGAACTTCCGGAACAGAAGATGCCGGGAGAACCCGCAGGAAAACAATTCCGAAAACAATAA